In Dermacentor variabilis isolate Ectoservices chromosome 11, ASM5094787v1, whole genome shotgun sequence, one genomic interval encodes:
- the LOC142563459 gene encoding uncharacterized protein LOC142563459, translated as MQRTILLALSGAHRTTRTASLQVLMRVPPLSLELDRTAAKFKLFALREAVEFGALAFSPHDVLYTADPWDVHPAAMRAFSFTQLSAPEARSRSRAAGLHVYTDGSYTPHSSGAAFLVLGPKGRIGAVGRFRVRAATSAYCAEVIAFAEAVTYLCGRGQTGTVSLYTDCLSLLQALATPGSADPRIVRIQAGLGEVARLSEVRLYHVPGHCGVFGNELADFLASRAARYGLDRRAPLHFRAVRTAFRAVQRERLARSWREDHADTALFRWVPRLEEAPSFFPPPRALVTMLTGHGRFPFYFHRFGLARDSLCPCGTECTSFDHY; from the coding sequence ATGCAGCGCACGATCCTGCTGGCGCTGTCGGGCGCGCATCGGACGACGCGCACGGCCTCCCTTCAGGTTTTAATGAGGGTGCCGCCACTGTCGCTCGAGCTGGACAGGACCGCGGCGAAGTTTAAGCTCTTCGCCCTACGCGAGGCGGTCGAGTTCGGCGCCCTCGCGTTCTCCCCGCATGACGTCCTCTACACCGCCGACCCTTGGGATGTACACCCGGCAGCGATGCGCGCGTTTTCGTTTACGCAACTGTCGGCGCCGGAGGCGCGCAGCAGGTCGCGTGCCGCGGGCCTTCATGTTTACACCGACGGGTCCTATACGCCGCATTCTTCGGGCGCCGCTTTCCTCGTCCTCGGCCCGAAGGGGAGGATTGGAGCGGTGGGCCGTTTTCGTGTGCGCGCCGCCACGAGCGCGTATTGCGCGGAGGTTATCGCCTTCGCGGAGGCCGTGACTTACTTGTGCGGTCGCGGGCAGACGGGCACGGTGTCTCTGTATACCGACTGCCTCTCGCTGCTGCAAGCGCTCGCGACGCCCGGCTCTGCCGATCCTCGGATTGTTCGCATTCAGGCCGGGCTCGGGGAGGTTGCCCGCTTGTCCGAGGTGCGTCTATATCACGTACCCGGGCATTGCGGCGTTTTCGGCAACGAGCTCGCCGACTTCCTCGCGTCGCGGGCCGCTAGGTACGGGCTCGACCGCAGAGCGCCCCTACATTTTAGGGCGGTTCGCACTGCGTTCCGGGCGGTTCAACGAGAGCGGTTGGCGCGCTCGTGGCGCGAGGACCATGCGGACACGGCCCTGTTTCGGTGGGTACCGCGCCTCGAGGAGGCGCCGTCCTTTTTTCCCCCTCCGCGGGCTTTGGTCACCATGCTCACGGGGCACGGCCGCTTCCCCTTTTACTTCCACCGTTTCGGCCTCGCTCGCGACTCTCTGTGCCCTTGTGGCACTGAGTGCACATCGTTCGACCACTACTAG